The following coding sequences are from one Devosia neptuniae window:
- a CDS encoding glycoside hydrolase family 172 protein → MNAPFSGLDLNLGNLYRLSDARTRSISPENFTGEKGRGGMATEGTGASCARGLGQGWKVSPSIRIEPGETRVLADIEGPGAIQQIWLTTANLRWRDLILRIYWDNQEHPSVEAPVGDFFCSGWNRFAQVTSLAVCVNPGRAFNCYWQMPFRQRARITIENRDPDEHGIIYYQVNYALTEVPEDAAYFHAQFRRTNPLPFKQDYTILDGVQGKGHYVGTYMAWGTNNSGWWGEGEIKFFMDGDKQFPTVCGTGTEDYFCGAYNFDGGVVDETMESAYREFTTPYAGLPQVLRADGVYQSQMRFGMYRWHIHDPIRFDTDLRVTMQALGWRTEKKDRRYLPLQDDIASVAFWYQVLPTAPFSQLPDRDYLEVI, encoded by the coding sequence TACCGCCTATCGGATGCCAGGACCCGCTCGATCTCCCCCGAGAACTTCACCGGGGAGAAGGGCCGTGGCGGCATGGCAACGGAGGGCACCGGCGCCAGCTGCGCGCGTGGCCTGGGGCAGGGCTGGAAAGTTTCGCCGTCCATCCGCATCGAGCCCGGCGAAACCCGGGTGCTTGCCGATATCGAAGGTCCGGGCGCCATCCAGCAGATCTGGCTGACCACGGCAAATCTGCGCTGGCGCGACCTCATCCTGCGCATTTACTGGGACAACCAGGAGCATCCGTCCGTCGAGGCGCCGGTGGGCGACTTCTTCTGCTCGGGCTGGAACCGCTTTGCCCAGGTGACCTCGCTGGCGGTCTGCGTCAATCCGGGACGCGCCTTCAATTGCTACTGGCAGATGCCGTTCCGCCAGCGCGCCCGCATCACGATCGAAAACCGCGATCCCGACGAGCATGGCATCATCTATTACCAGGTGAATTATGCGCTGACCGAGGTGCCCGAGGACGCCGCCTATTTTCATGCGCAGTTCCGCCGCACCAATCCGCTGCCGTTCAAGCAGGACTACACCATTCTCGATGGCGTGCAGGGCAAGGGCCATTATGTGGGCACCTACATGGCCTGGGGCACCAATAATTCGGGCTGGTGGGGCGAAGGCGAGATCAAGTTCTTCATGGACGGGGACAAGCAATTCCCCACCGTTTGCGGCACCGGTACCGAGGATTATTTCTGCGGCGCCTATAATTTCGACGGCGGCGTGGTCGATGAGACCATGGAGAGCGCCTACCGCGAATTCACCACGCCCTATGCCGGGCTGCCGCAGGTGTTGCGGGCCGATGGCGTCTACCAGAGCCAGATGCGCTTCGGCATGTATCGCTGGCATATCCATGATCCGATCCGCTTCGACACCGACCTGCGGGTCACCATGCAGGCGCTGGGCTGGCGCACCGAGAAGAAGGACCGGCGCTACCTGCCGCTGCAGGACGACATCGCCTCGGTCGCCTTCTGGTACCAGGTGTTGCCCACCGCGCCATTCTCGCAGCTTCCCGACCGCGACTATC